From the genome of Abditibacteriaceae bacterium, one region includes:
- the mqnC gene encoding cyclic dehypoxanthinyl futalosine synthase translates to MTAVSKNPPVLQSIDDIAAKVYARERLSYEDGLRLMHHPNLAELGMLADWVRQQQNPGRVVTYIAGRNINYTNVCWVQCKFCAFYRLPGKEGQYTLAKEEIFQKVQEMIDLGGIEILLQGGLNPKLKIDYYEDLFSSITQKFPTVWLHALSVAEILYIAKISRITLEECLVRLRDAGLKTIPGAGAEMLVDRVRQEIAPYKDTTDEWLETMKLWHRLGGYSTVTMMYGTVETTEERLEHIVRTRDAQDESLKHGGGSFTAFIAWNFQPDGTPLGDQLTGGKDELVQIAGLETQPQKPQWKKATGYDYLRTIAVARLMLDNIPHHQASWVTQGPKIAQIGLNFGLDDFGSTMMEENVVSAAGTDFVMPISEIERLIQEAGYEPRRRNTLYALQ, encoded by the coding sequence ATGACTGCTGTTTCCAAAAACCCGCCCGTATTGCAATCGATTGATGACATCGCCGCCAAGGTTTACGCGCGCGAACGCCTGAGCTATGAAGATGGCTTGCGCCTCATGCATCATCCGAATCTGGCAGAACTGGGAATGCTCGCCGATTGGGTTCGCCAGCAACAGAATCCGGGCCGCGTCGTGACTTATATCGCGGGCCGCAACATCAACTACACCAATGTTTGCTGGGTGCAATGCAAGTTCTGCGCGTTCTATCGCTTGCCGGGTAAAGAAGGTCAATATACGCTGGCGAAAGAAGAAATTTTCCAGAAAGTGCAGGAAATGATCGATTTAGGCGGCATCGAGATTCTGCTGCAAGGTGGTCTTAATCCAAAGCTGAAAATCGATTACTACGAAGATTTGTTTTCGAGCATCACGCAGAAGTTTCCAACGGTTTGGCTTCATGCGTTGTCTGTTGCGGAAATTTTGTACATCGCTAAAATCTCGCGCATTACTCTGGAAGAATGTCTGGTGCGGTTACGCGATGCGGGCTTGAAAACGATTCCCGGCGCGGGCGCGGAAATGCTGGTTGACCGCGTGCGTCAGGAAATCGCGCCCTACAAAGACACGACCGACGAGTGGCTCGAAACCATGAAGTTGTGGCACAGGCTGGGCGGCTACTCGACAGTGACGATGATGTATGGAACCGTCGAAACCACCGAAGAACGATTGGAACACATTGTCCGCACGCGCGACGCGCAGGACGAAAGCCTGAAGCACGGCGGCGGCAGCTTTACGGCGTTTATCGCGTGGAACTTTCAGCCCGACGGAACGCCGCTTGGCGACCAACTGACGGGCGGCAAAGACGAACTGGTTCAAATCGCAGGCTTGGAAACGCAGCCGCAAAAGCCGCAGTGGAAAAAGGCAACCGGCTACGATTATCTGCGTACCATCGCCGTCGCGCGCTTGATGCTTGATAACATTCCGCATCATCAGGCGAGTTGGGTGACTCAAGGCCCGAAGATCGCGCAAATTGGCCTGAACTTCGGACTCGACGATTTTGGTTCGACGATGATGGAAGAGAACGTCGTTTCGGCAGCGGGCACCGATTTCGTAATGCCGATTTCAGAAATCGAGCGCCTAATCCAAGAAGCGGGCTACGAACCGCGCCGCCGCAACACGCTTTACGCGCTGCAATAA
- the trpA gene encoding tryptophan synthase subunit alpha produces MNQLPQTFQALRARGERAFIPFVTCGDPDLTTTRELILAYADAGADIIEIGIPFTDPLADGPTIQRASERALASGVTMDDALQLIADVRAQTLVPLVPMTYINPVYQIGYDNFARRCAEVGADAVIISDLPPEEGGAWAEAGRKHDVGTIFLVAPTSDEARLKRVAGCASGFIYAVARLGVTGARDDVPPEIGDLVSRLKEISDTPVCAGFGFSTPDQIRRTCETTKVDGIVVASALIDKIEKTEGSPAQKIEAARAYAAELKAATK; encoded by the coding sequence ATGAACCAACTTCCTCAAACATTTCAAGCCTTGCGCGCACGCGGCGAACGCGCCTTTATTCCCTTCGTGACGTGCGGCGACCCCGATTTAACCACCACACGCGAACTGATATTGGCTTATGCCGACGCAGGCGCCGACATCATCGAAATCGGAATTCCTTTCACCGACCCGCTTGCCGATGGCCCGACGATTCAGCGCGCAAGCGAACGCGCCTTGGCTAGCGGCGTAACGATGGACGATGCACTGCAACTCATCGCCGATGTTCGCGCACAAACACTCGTACCACTTGTGCCAATGACGTATATCAATCCGGTCTATCAAATCGGCTACGACAACTTTGCGCGCCGCTGCGCCGAAGTCGGGGCCGATGCGGTGATTATCTCCGACCTGCCGCCCGAAGAAGGCGGCGCGTGGGCCGAAGCCGGACGCAAACACGATGTCGGGACGATTTTTCTTGTCGCGCCGACGTCAGATGAAGCTCGATTGAAGCGCGTCGCCGGTTGCGCCAGCGGCTTTATCTACGCGGTTGCGCGATTGGGCGTCACCGGCGCGCGCGACGATGTGCCGCCGGAAATCGGCGATTTGGTTTCACGATTGAAGGAAATTTCCGACACGCCGGTTTGTGCCGGTTTCGGCTTTTCCACGCCCGATCAGATTCGTCGCACTTGCGAAACTACCAAAGTCGATGGCATTGTAGTTGCGTCGGCTCTTATTGACAAAATCGAGAAAACTGAAGGCTCGCCCGCGCAGAAAATCGAAGCGGCGCGCGCCTATGCCGCCGAACTTAAAGCGGCTACAAAATAA